GTTGAGTCACTGGCTTGCTGGTTTCCTTGGTTTCTTTCTTGTAAGGCGATTGGAAATAGGTGTCCATTTCAATCTTCAGCGAAACCGGGATGGCTTCCGGCGAACTCAACTGCAATTTCTGGGTACCAGCCTTTTGCGCTTCGCGGCGAACCTTATCGGATTCCCCTTGGAACGTCAGCGCATTGATCACCAAAAACTGTCGGCTGCGTTCCAACTCATACAGGAATTTTCGCAGGTTCGGATATTCGCCGATGATGTTCGTATCAATCCCCAATACCGGATAGATTTTCTGGGTCTCGTTTTCTTTGCCGTTTTTAGGCGGAATTGGCTGACCGTTTTCATCCACCAAGGGTTCGGCTTCGGCCACACGATAGGTCGAATCTCCCGTCAAGACGCCGTATTTTTTCCCGAGAACATCAATCTCATTAATGATTTCAGTCATCCCACGTTCATCTTGCTTCAGATACTGATCGAAATCCTTCAAACTGGCCATAATCATTTCGGCATTTGAAGCCTGTTTCTGACGCTTCATCTCATCGCTATTGGCCTTTTCAATCTGTTGGCGAATTCCCGCCTCACGATCTTTCAGGGTGCTTAATTCCGAACTCAATGGCTGCACCTTTGAGAAGTAATAAAAAATCACCACACCCACAAAAACCAGCGCGGCCACCAACGCAATGACTTCCATCAAACTCAAACGGCTTTGTTCGATCAACTCGCGCGATTTGGCGGAAAACTCCTTGACGCTCAGGCTTTGACGCAAATTCATTATTGTCCACCTCCTGCCTGAGCGCTGGCAATTTGATTATTGGCGTTAAGCTTCGTTCCGGCATTCGGTGGGAAGTATTCAACTTTCAATTCAAATTCAATCTCATCCGTGCCATCAACGGTCTTTTTGCTCATCGGAATGACTTTGAACCGACCCGTGTCGTGAAAACGATTAATCATCGTGGTCACGTCCTGCCCGGTTTTCCCAATCACGGTCAGGGTCAGCGTCGCAGCATTTATGGTTCCATCAAAAGCTTCTTCCCGTTCGTTTGGCAGAATTTGGTTGACGGCTACCCGCAGCACACGAACGCCCGCTGGCAAGCTTCGTTCGGTGTCACTCAGCAATTGCGCCCAGGAAAACGAGCGGCGAGCAATCAGTTCATTCGCCGCGACCAATTGTTTGTTTTGGTCCGGCGAAATGGTGACACTGGTCGTGACTGGCTTGGTCACTTTGACTTGGCTTTCCAGCGCTTTAACCTGCATTCTTTGAAGAGAGATTTGGCTTTTTAGCAATTCAGCGCTTCCAACGATGTTTATTAAAAAGTAGGCTGGAATTACAAACAGCAGCAGGATCACCAGCCAGAATAATCGCCGGTTGCGGAAAGGTTGATTTGATAAATTTACAAGAGATTTCATAATCCGATTCTATGAAGAAGCCTTCTCAAATTTGAATGAAAGTTCGCACAAATCACTGAGGATTGTTATGGGGCATCAAGCGGCGGCAGACTAAAACATCAAAAGGTTGCTGTAAAGCCAGACTGATTCTTCCCGTGAGGGGCTTCGTGTGCCGGCGCTAGAAAGCCCGGATAAAAAAATCGAGGTGACCTTTCAGCGTCTCCGCGTGACTGATCACCTCACACAAACTACACACACGTGCCCTATCACGCTGCCGCCTCCAAAAGGTTCCCTGAATTTCTGTGTTCTTCATAAAAATTTTTCTGAACGGAGTGGCTCCAAGTCTCTGCTCGAATTAGAGCTTTGGTTTGCTTGTCATTTCGCCATCCGGTTCGGCATACTGCCGACGTTTTTGTCGCATTCTTCCGAAAAGGAAACAAAATGACTCCGTCCCCAACAAAGATCATGCGCGGAATTTCCGGCGCGCGGTGGCATTTGGCCAGTTGCGATGAATCAGCAGTTCGAACTTTGCGCCAGGAAACCGGCGAAGAAGAGGTTCTGATCCGCTGCCTTCTCAATCGCGGTTTGTCACACGCGACAGAAATCAAAAAGTTCCTGGCACCGGAGTTTTCCACGGACTTACATCCGCCTTCGCTGTTGCGGGATATGGCCCAAGCCGTTGCTCGACTGCGACAAGCCATCGCCAATCGCCAAAAAATTTTGATCGTCACGGATTTTGACGTGGACGGAACGACTTCCAGCGTCATTCTTTCCCAGACCTTGAAGCTGTTGGGAGGCGGTGATTTGATCGAATGTTACATCCCGAATCGTTTTACAGAAGGATACGGTTTATCCAAACAAATTGTCGAAAAAGCTGCAAAAGAAGGATTTAGCCTGATCGTTACCGCCGACATCGGGATTAAATCTCACGCCGAAGCCCGGCTTGCCCGCCAATCGGGAGTTGACTTAATCATTTGCGACCACCATTTACCCGATGGTGAAGACGTTCCGGCGGACGCCTTTGCCGTGCTTTGCCCAAAAGGCTCATCCGGCATTGGATACCCGAACAAACATTTGGCAGCCTGCGGAGTTTCGCTGAAATTGGCACAAGCGCTGCTCGAAGACCATCCCAAACGCGACGCGATTGTTGCCAGTCTGGCCAAGATGACGGCGATTGGTACCGTAGCCGATATGGTGGACTTGGCGGTCAGCGAAAACCGCGCCATTGTCTCGCACGGATTAAAAGGACTAAGCCAACCCAGCGCCAATCCCGGATTGCGGGCATTGTTGAAGTTATCGAACGTCGGCAATCCGATCACTCCGTTCGATGTCGGCTTCAAAATCGGCCCGCGGATTAATGCCGCTGGCCGAGTCGCTCACGCCAACACTGTGTTGAAACTGTTTGGGACCTCTGACGAAAATGAAGCCAATAAGTTGGCGCTCGAATTGGAGCAGATGAACTCCACACGGCAACACATTCAGTCCGTTCTGGTCGAAAAGCTCAAACAGTCGCTCGAACAAAAAAAGGACGATCTTGACCGCGTGCTCGTCTTTTCGGGAACTGAAGAAGAAGGGTTTCACCGGGGCGTGCTTGGCATTGCCTGCTCCAAGATTGTCGAAATGACCGGACGACCGACGTTGATTTGCTCCATCGAAAATGGATTGGCGCACGGCAGCGCGCGTTCAATCAATGGCTTTCACATTGTCGAAGCCCTGGATTCGGCGTCCGAAGTATTGGTCAAGTACGGAGGCCATCCGATGGCGGCGGGTTTTACGGTCGAAGGCGGCAAAATTGAAGAGTTGCGGTGGCGTTTGAACCGTTATGCGGCGGAAGTTTTGAACGAGGAAGATTTGGGACGAATCTTTACCGCAGACGCGGAGCTTGAGTTGGGAGACGCCACCGTCGCTATGATCAAGTCGCTGGCCAGATTGGAACCGTACGGAGTCGGCAATCCACAGCCACTCTTTCTGTTGCGGCGCGTGCCGCTGCGCTCAGCGCAAATACTGAAGGAAAAACACTTAAAGCTCCAGTTGGGTCGTGAGAAAACCCTGCTCGAAGCCTTGTGGTGGAATGCCATTGAACATCAATCCAGGCTGATCATCGGCAAGGAAATCAGTTTGATGTGCCGTCTGGAAATCAACAGTTGGAATAATCGCGAAACGTGTCAGCTCAAAGTGGTTGACGTAGCGGTTGAGTAATCGAAATAAACACAACGACGAATGTTCTCGAATGCACACGAATGAAAGAGCCGGATATAAGCCGATGCGGAACATCATTCGGGTTCATTTGTCTTTATTCGTAGTTCAAACCTTTTACCCCAAAATCATTCAGGAGATTTCAGTGATTCGACATATCGTCATCTTCAAGTTCAAACCCGAAGTATCGCAAACCGACCGCAACGGTTTTCTGGAAATGTTGCGCGCGTTGCCGTCGAAAATTTCCGAGATCATAGATTTTGAAGCCGGATTCGATGTCGTTCGTTCGGCGCGCGCATTTGATTTGGCTTTGGTCTCCACGTATGCCGACTTGGCAGCGCTTGACCGCTATGCCAAGCACGAACACCACCTGCCAGTCATTGCGCGTTCAAAAGAAATTTGCGAGCAAATTGCTTCGGTTGATTTTGAGTGCTGAGCCTCAGTTTCCGGTCGGTTTCAAAAACTCCACGCCGACGGGTTCGCCGTCAAACTTCACTTGCAATCTTGATGGTTGGTCGCTGGCCGGGCGATAGGTCACGATCACTTGTGGAGCGGGCGTCATTGCTCCGCAAGTAATCTGGTTCGGGATTTCCCTTGTGTGGCGAACCAGAGCCAGCTTTCCCCAATTCGCGCGAAACTTGTAGGTGCGAACGCCGCTGACAACCGTCAGCGTCACTTCTTTGTCCGAACAATCCAGGCGCGTCAACAATCCGCGCACCTGTTCGCCGTCGAATCGTTTGCCCGGAGGTCGCGTCGGATCGTCCGCAGGCTGACTTGCTGTTTCCTGTTCACGGCGCAACCGCCTTTCCGTTTCAGCCCGTTCCTGGACAACTTCCGATTCGCGCAGGTCAATTGACTGAAGTAATTGATTCGCACGCTGCCGAATATCAACATTCGCTCCTTTGGCAAGAAGCGTTTTGAGGGTTTGCCTCGCCTGCGAAAATTGATGCAATTTCAAATACACCTGCGCCAGCGTGTACTGAAAATCCTCCCTGCCTGGTTCCAGAGCAATCGCCTTTTTGGCCAGTTCGACGGATTCCTCCAGATTTTCATGTTCCACCAGGTTGATGAACGCCAGCGTTTTGTATGTGTCCGGAAAGTCCGGCATCAATTCACGGGCGCGATTGAGGGAAGCGCGCATGGCAGTCACGGCTTGTGGATCAAAGTAAGAAACGAAGCCGGTCGAATCCACATACTGCTGCTGCCAGGCGAATGCGTGCGAGTAATACGTCAGGTAAGTTGCCGAGCCTGTTTCAATCGCCTGCTGCAAAAGCTGCCGTGCCTCGCCATAATGTTTTTGCTTCAGCCGCAATAACCCAAGAGAACTCAGCGCAAGCGGCTGTTTCGGATCAATCTTCAGCGCGCGCTCCAAAGCAAATTCCGCCGTGTCATCCTGTTCGATGTGCCAGAGCAAATCGCCCAAGTGTGCTTTCAGCTCCGCATCACCAAGCTCAGTAATGGTTATGCTCTCGTCGGTTTCGATCCTGCGATTGAAACTGATCGTTTGCGAATTGAATTTGTTGCGGCGAACGTATTCGCGCAACTCCAATTCCAAATTGGCGATGTCAGTTTGAAAAATTTGCTTGAAGGCTTCTTCGGCGGACAAACCATCGGTCAGCGCGGCGAGAAACTCACGGCAGCGGGACTGCCTGTCAGCATCGCCCGCCATCATCCAATGCACCAGCGCCCACGACTGCGCATAAAACACAGTTTTCTTGTCCGTTTCCTGATAAACCGGCGAATCGTTGCTGACCGTCAGCAGTGTTTGCATCGGCAACCACCCGGCTTCGCGCAGTTTTCGCAGGTGAGCCGGAATTGGTTGGCCAATCACAATCTGCCTGCCATCGCCGACCAGAACGAACGTGCCAAAGTATTCCGCCAGCCCTTCGTTCAGCCAGGCAGGCAAAGACCGCTTGCTCCCGCTCGTCAAAAAATGAACGTACTCGTGAAAGATGACGGCTTCCGGGTCTTGGCGACGGTAATCCGTGGTCAGCGTGATGTATGCGGAATCGTTGCTGGATTGCAGGTAACCCGACACGTCCGTGGGTTTGCCGTGATAAAGCGGTTTGAATGGTTCGTAGGATTCGACGTCTTTGAAAACGAAGACGGTGACAGGCGGGGCGAAGCGCCGTTGCCAGATGCCGGACAGCCTGGAAACAGCTTCGCGGAATTTTTCAAGTTCTGCACCGACTCGGCGAATCTGCTTTTCGCTGGCATTGCCGACCAGCGTGAAATGCTTCGATTGCGCTTTCAGCCAGACCTCGTTCGCGCTGGCTCGGCTGGCCGATGAAAGCAATTCGTTCTGCCAAAATGTCAGAACAAACAGGATGATTGAGCTAAAAAGCGCTTTTCGCTTCATGGTCTCACCTCTTCAAATCTCGGTGGATGCAGACCAGTTGTTAATGGTTCATCGGATTCAATTCATCAAACACATCAATCAGCGCTTTCGCGGTTCTGGCCGAATCGTGACGCACCAGGGAAGTCGCCGACATCACATCACCAGCTTTGACCAGTTTTACCCCCAAACGGTGAAGGTCAGCAACATCCACGCGGACTTGGCGGGCTTTTTCTTCTTCGTACTTCAAGGCCATTTCTGCTGGAACCGTGCCTTGATGCACCAGGACGGCGTCGGGCGAACGGCCGGCGTAGCGGATGATCTGCGCCACGTGCTGAGACGCCGAATAATCGTCCGTTTCGCCGTGTTTGGTCATCAGGTTGAGCACATAAATTACCGGCGCGCGGGTCTGGCGGATGGCTTCGGGAATTCCCTTGACCAACAAATTCGGAATGGTCGAGGTGAACAGGTCGCCGGGCGCAAAGACGACAAAATCGCTTTCCAAAATGGCTTCGACGGCTTCGGGGTTGGCGTCTGCCTGCGGGTCAAGGTATACGCGTTCAATCGGGATTCGAGCGTCGTGTTCGGGCACACTGATGTTAGCTTCGCCTGCGACAATTTTTCCATCTGCGAGTTCGGCATACAGATGCGAATGGTTCCAGGTGACGGGGATGACTCGGCCACGAATTTTGAGGATGCGGCTGATGGCTTCGACGGCTTCTTTTTCCGAGCCGAGCATTTTCGTCAGCGCCAGCAAAAACAGATTGCCGAAACTGCGATTTTCCAGCGGGGCGTTGACAAAGCGGAAGGAAAACAAATCCCGAAGCAGTTTGCTTTCTTCGGAAAGCGCCACTAAACAGCGCCGCACGTCGCCCGGAGGCAGCATCCCGAATTCATCCCGCAACCGTCCGGAATCTCCGCCGGAATCCATCATCGTCACGATGGAATTTATCTGCAGATTTTCGTATGGCCCCAGGCCGGACAACACACTGAACGATCCGGTTCCGCCGCCGATCACAGAAACCGTGTAGGTTTTGTCTGAGGGATGATTGTTGGCCACTGGACTGTTTTCTCCGGCTAATGCACCAACGTTATGATGTTGCCCAATCCGTCAGTTCGGGCAACAGCAATGCGGATTTCGGTTCCGCAGCCCATTCCTTGCCCCATTCTCTGCAAAGATGCGCCAGCGGCGCTTTCAATGCCGGAAGCGGATTCGCGCCGGGAGTCATCGCCGCCGTCTGTTCGCGTAACCATGCTAGCAGTTCGTCCAGCTTGGCAAAGGTTCCTTTCGTCAACGCCTCGCGCAAATGCGGAACCGTTTTCTGTTCAAAATCCAGCTTGCGGCCTAAATCCACAATGTCCGGCAACATCAACGAAGCTTCGCTGAGCGATAAATCAATCCTGGATAGCAGGGAGTTATACACCTGTCTGGAGACGCGATCGGCTTTGACGCGGACTTCGCTGAGCAATGCCACGCCTTTGGCTTTTGAAGGTTCTCCGTGCGGCACGACCTGGCAGTACAACTTGAGTTTCGGTTCCGTGCCGGAAGGACGCACGGTCAGGTAAAACGCATCCGTTGCGAACTGGATCACGTTTCTCGGCAATTTGTCCGTTTCGCTGACAAAGGGACCGAAAACATCCTGATCCCAGAAATCCACAATTTTGCGCACCGCGTAACCGCCAATTTCCGTCGGCGGATTTTCGCGCAGGGATGCCATAATCCGGTCGCGCTTCATCACGCCATCTGCGCCGGTCATGGTGATGGAGCGGCTGACATCGTCGTATTCGCCAAGCTCTTCCAATATGCCGGTGTAATAATCCAGCAGCGTTTTCCCCTGCTGCTGCAAGCGTTGATAGAGCGCCGCCAGATACATACACGCCGGCGTCGAATCCTTGTCCATAATCGAAGGAATCATCAAAACGCCGTGGCTTTCTTCGGTGGCAAAAACCAGTTGTTCGGGTTTGAACGGAATGGCGGCAAAGCGTTTCTTGCGCTCGGTGGCGGGCTTGGCGAGTTCTTTGAGCACATCAGCAACATATTTGAATCCGACCAGCAAATCATCCACCAACCAGGAATCGCCCGCTTTTTCAACGATCTTGCCCAGAATGCGCGTCGTCACCAACGTTTCGATGACCAACCCTTTGCGCTGCGGGCCTTCTGGATCGAGCATCAGGTAATACCCCAACATCGCCGCAATCTGGTTGCCGTCGAAGTGATACCAGGAACCATCCGGCATACGCGCTTCCATCCCAACGCGGTCAGCGTCGGGATCGCTGGATAAAACAATTCCCGCGCCGTTGGCTTCGGCGTAAGCCTTCGCCGGTTCTGTGGCCTGCGGAACTTCCGGGTTGGGCGCTTTGAAGGGAATGACGGAAAAACTACCGTCGGGACCTTCATCGGGCGGGGTGATCAACGGGAAATTCAGCCGCTGGAACACATCGCCGACCGTCGTCAATCCGCAACCGCACAATGGCGTGTACAACACAGGCACCTTCGGATCGGGCGTGAAAATGTTTTCGTACAGCTTGACGTAAGTCTCGATGTAATCCTGATGCAATTCGCCCGGAACCGCGCGAATCAATCCCTGATTCAACGCCTGATCAAACGGCAGCAGTTTCACGTCCTTGGCCTGCTCCATGATGTCCACCAGTTGCTGGTCGTTCGGCGCGACGGGCTGGCTGCCATATTGGTCGTAAACTTTGACGCCGTTGTCGTCGGGCGGATTGTGCGAAGCCGACAAATTGATGCCGCCAACCGCGCCAAGCTGGCCGATCATGAAAGACAATTCGGGCGTGGTCAGCACGGCTTTTTCCACGGCGGGTTCGGCGTAATACGCAGTGATGCCGTTGCCCGCATAAATTTCACAGGCGAGTTTGGCCAGCGACCGCGAAGAAACACCAATCAGCGGATGATCGTTGCCGAGAAATTTATAGACTCCGGCGATGTCGTTGAACTGGCGAACATCATTGGCGACGACCACAGATAAATCGTCCCGGTCGGGAAACGCCGCTTTCAGGTATTGCGAATGGCCTTGCACGGTCATGGCAATCGTCGTCGGATTCAACCGGTTGGAGCCGTAGCCGACTCTGCCGCGTCGCCCGCCGGTTCCAAACGGCAGCACCTGCCAAAACGCATCAAATACCAGATCAAGGTGTTGCGCTTCCAAATGGCGCTCAAGGATTTCAGGATAGGCATAGGGGATTTTGCCAGACAACCAGAGTTGCAATCGTTCGGCGGCGGCTCGCCCCAGATCGCCGTATTTTTCAGCCAGCAGTTCGTAAAACTTTGTATGTTCCATAGCAGTTTTCAGTTTCAGAATAACAGATGGTTTCAACCGAATGGAGATGGAGATTTCCGTCGTAACCGACGCTTCGCCGCGTTAGCGGCGAAGCGTCGGTTACGTAGCAACGTTCATTCCGATCTCAAGCAATCGAATAATCGGTCAGTGAAGATTTGTCGCCCAAAGCGGCCCCATCCACTTTCGAGTTTCTTCCGATGATGGCGCTTTTGCCGATGATCGAGTTGCGGACTTCAGCGGCTTTGCCAACGCGCGCGCCTGCCAGCAGAACGCTGTTTTCGATTTTGACGCGTTCTTCGATCACACAGTTTGCGCCCAAGACCGAGTTGATGATTTCCGTGCCGGGTTTGATCAAACAACTGGGATCAATCACCGAAAGCGCGTCAATTTTCGCGGGTTCGGCTTCAGCCGAAAGCGTTGAAGTGTTTGAGGTAGCAACGGGCATTCGCTCCACATCGAAGGATTTGATTCGACCATTGATCAAATCGTCATTGGCCTGCCAGTATCGCTGCGGCGTGCCGATGTCCAACCAGTAATCCGACATCGTGTAAGCAAAAAACGGTTCGTTGTTCCGCAGCAGCGCCGGAAATAGCTGGTACTCGAACGAAAACTTTTCATCCTTCGGGATGTACTTCAAAATGTGCGGCTCCAATACATAAATGCCCGCATTGATCGTGTTGCAGGTAATTTCTTCCGGTTTCGGTTTTTCCAGAAAGCGGCGCACGCGGCCATCGCTTTCCGTTTCGACCAACCCATAAGCCGAAGGATTTTCCACCGGTGTCAGCACGATGGTTGCCGCCGCCTGACGTTCGCGGTGATATGCCAGAACTTTGGCAATGTCTATGTCCGTCAAAATGTCGCCATTGAACACGACGGCGGTTTGCGACAAATGCTCTTCGGCGTTTTTGTAAGCTCCGGCGGTTCCCAGCGGCGAAGCTTCCACGGTGTAGTAAATCCTGATGCCAAAATCTTCGCCATCGCCGAAAATGTCCCTGATTTTGTCGGGCTTGTACGACAGCGACAGCGTGATTTCCTTGATCCCGGCGCGTTTCAACAGGTCAATTTGATAAAAGAGGAAGGGGCGATTGACGATAGGTACGACGGGCTTGGGGGTGTAAATGGTTAGCGGCCTCAGGCGCGTTCCTTCGCCACCTGCCAGTATAAGTGCTTGCATCAGAACCGAAGTGTTCTCCTTGCTTAAAAACTTTCCCTCGGAAAGATGCGAGAGTCTAACAATCGAAGATAGGGAAATCAAAACCTGGGTGCGCGACTCCTCCGGCTCGCAGGCTTGGGGATTCGTCTCATCAAAAACTGGGTGAGTAACCAAGACCGCACGCTGGAAGCGATGCGTACCCGGGTTTTGACGGTTTCCGATGGCTTGCAGTATTTTATGCGCCTTGATTTCCTGTCTTCATACTCAATCAGCAGAAAAGTAAACACGAAATAGGACCCCGATTTATGTCTGTACCGTTGAAACAACTTCAAGACAGTCTGCCCAATCAGGTGGACGAAGCGTTGGCCAAACACGTGCGCTCGGCGGAAAGCTGGGCGACTAAAGTCCGGCTATGGCTGGCACTGACCTCGCTCGTTGCGGCGTATTGGATGTGGAATCATCGTTCCGACGCCAGAACCATTTATCTGGCGTTTGCCGGTTTGTGGTTGGTGACAATGTTCGTTGTCAGCGCCTTGACCAAACGCAACGCTTCGGATTCCCTGGCCACCAAAACGACTTTGTTTGACCTGACCATTGTCCACCTGGGATTGATTGCATTCGTTACCCAGGGACTATTCCCAAAAATTGGCGCGGGAGTGTTCCTCTGCTATTTCCCAATTCTGGCCGTTGCCGCGACTCGCTACCGAATGATGCTGGTGGTCCAATCGGCTGCGTACGCGTTGGTCGGCTACGGATTGATTTCGTATTGGGCGGGCAGCCCGCCATGGTTCCGGTTATCGTTGCTGGCGGCAACCGCGTTTGTCTTTGCGGTGGGTTCGCACAAACCCAAAGACCTGATGGTTGGCATCGCCAAAAACGCGGCGCAAACCGCCTTCGATCTGGGCAGCAAACAACGAGAAGCCGAACTGACGGAGCAGGTTCATCAACTGTTCATGCCGCCGCCGTTGCTGGATTTACAGACGATCTGGAGTTCCTCAAAACATGGCGCAGGAACGGAAACCGGCGGCGATTACTATCAGGTTTTTGAGACTTCGCGCGGCCCGCTGGCTGTGTTAGGCGATCTTTCCATTGCAAGCGGAAAGAACTTTGAAGCTTTGGCGGCGACAGGCGAACTGCATGCAACACTGACCAAAATCATCAACCGGAATTCTGCCGAACCCAACCTGACGAGGATTCTGGATGAATTGAACGCCGAGCTTTATGAAAAACATTGCCCGTTCACCTGCATCCTAGCGCAATGGCAGGGCGACGAGTTGCGTTACGTCAACGCAGGCCATCTGCCGATGGTTCACCTGAACAAACCGCAGGGTTCTCAGACCACGTGGCATCAACAGTTGCCTGTAACCTGCGGCCCCGTCGGGGAAAGCGAAAGCGCAAAATTCGTCGAATCGGTCGTTCCCTTCCCTGCCCGCGATTTGCTGTTGATGTACACTGATGGAGCCTTTGCCAAGCTGACCAACGACCGCGAACAAGGTATCACCGAAATGGAAGCGATGGCCGAGCGCTTCAGCGGCGGCGAAGTCACTACGCTCTGCCATCGCGTGTTCGATTGCGGCCAGCCGGGCTACGACCCAATCAAAGATGACGCTACGGTCGTTGTCATTCGCCGCCAGCCAACGAAAGGTGAGGAGCCGAAACAGGCAGGTGCATCTTCGTAAACCGACGGGGCGACGTGGAGACAAGGTGACTGGGCGAAAGTCCGTCTTCAATGTCTCCCGGTCTCCCCGTCTCGCCGTCAGATTTATGTTGATCCTGGGAATCGAAAGTTCGTGCGATGAAACCGCTGCCGCCGTGATTGACGACGGCACGCAAGTCCTGTCGAACGTCATTTACTCGCAAATCGCCACCCACAAACGATACGGCGGCGTCGTTCCCGAACTGGCTTCGCGCGAACATCTGGAAAAGATCGAAGGCGTTGTGGACGAAGCCTTGAAAAAGGCGGGAATCAGCTACGCGCAACTCGATGGCATCGCCGTCACGCAAGGCCCCGGCCTGGTCGGTTCGCTGCTGGTCGGCATCAACTTCGCCAAAGCGGTCGCATTTGCCACCGGCAAGCCGATCGTCGGCGTCAATCACATCGAAGGCCACGTGTATTCAACCGCCTTTGAATTTCCTTCGCCCGAATATCCTGCGCTAGCGCTGATCGTCAGCGGAGGCCACACCAACCTGTTCCTAATTCCCGAACCCGAAAAGTACAAACTCGTCGCCCGCACACGCGACGACGCCGCTGGCGAAGCTTTTGACAAGGTTTCCAAACTGATTGGATTGGGGTATCCCGGCGGCCCTGTGATTGATCGGCTCGCCGCACAAGGCAACAAACGCGCGATTATCTTTCCGCTGGCCGAAATCAAAGAAAAAGACGGCAGCGGATTGAGTCTGGATTTTTCCTTCAGCGGGCTGAAAACGGCAGTGCTGCGCCACGTTCGCGAAAATCAGATCGAACCGGTCGCCGATCCCTCGAACCCTGGTCAACAGATTCTTGACCTCTGCGCCAGTTTTCAAAACGCCGTCGTTCGCGCGCTTGTCCGCAGCCTTCGCAAAGCCGCCGAACGTTACCGGCCGCGCACCATCCTGCTGGCCGGAGGCGTTGCCTGCAACAGCGAACTCCGCTCCGCGGTCCAAAAACTCGCCGACGAACTGAAGATTCCCGCTTACATTCCCTCGCCCATTTACACCACCGACAACGCTGGAATGATTGCGGCAGCGGCGTATCCCAAACTGCTGCGCGGAGAATCC
This region of Acidobacteriota bacterium genomic DNA includes:
- the tsaD gene encoding tRNA (adenosine(37)-N6)-threonylcarbamoyltransferase complex transferase subunit TsaD gives rise to the protein MLILGIESSCDETAAAVIDDGTQVLSNVIYSQIATHKRYGGVVPELASREHLEKIEGVVDEALKKAGISYAQLDGIAVTQGPGLVGSLLVGINFAKAVAFATGKPIVGVNHIEGHVYSTAFEFPSPEYPALALIVSGGHTNLFLIPEPEKYKLVARTRDDAAGEAFDKVSKLIGLGYPGGPVIDRLAAQGNKRAIIFPLAEIKEKDGSGLSLDFSFSGLKTAVLRHVRENQIEPVADPSNPGQQILDLCASFQNAVVRALVRSLRKAAERYRPRTILLAGGVACNSELRSAVQKLADELKIPAYIPSPIYTTDNAGMIAAAAYPKLLRGESMAWDASADVSLRLPNIDVVAAKSKQKQRYRL